One segment of Passer domesticus isolate bPasDom1 chromosome 24, bPasDom1.hap1, whole genome shotgun sequence DNA contains the following:
- the HTR1D gene encoding 5-hydroxytryptamine receptor 1D: MTQYNHSAQFSLQSSANKSLNVTETPLSWDERTLLGLKISLSILLAVITLATILANVFVVITIFLTRKLHTPANYLIGSLAVTDLLVSVLVMPVSIAYTVTHTWAFGQLLCDIWLSSDITCCTASILHLCVIALDRYWAITDALEYTKRRTAGRAALMIAVVWMISISISVPPFFWRQVKAHEEIAKCAVNTEQISYTIYSTCGAFYIPTVLLLILYGRIYVAARSRILKPPSLYGKRFTTAHLITGSAGSSLCSINASLHEGHAHSGASPIFLGHVKIKLADSALERKRISAARERKATKTLGIILGAFIICWLPFFVISLVLPICQDACWFHPILLDFFTWLGYLNSLINPVIYTAFNEEFKQAFQKIILFKKSSS, translated from the coding sequence ATGACTCAGTACAACCATTCAGCACAGTTCTCTCTCCAGAGCTCAGCAAATAAATCATTAAATGTCACTGAAACACCTCTGTCTTGGGATGAAAGGACACTCTTAGGGCTGAAGATTTCCCTGTCAATCCTTCTGGCTGTTATAACTTTGGCAACGATCCTTGCAaatgtttttgttgttattaCCATTTTTCTGACTAGAAAGCTCCACACTCCTGCAAATTACCTCATTGGCTCCTTGGCAGTGACTGATCTCTTGGTGTCTGTGCTGGTGATGCCCGTCAGCATTGCCTACACTGTCACCCACACGTGGGCCTTTGGCCAGCTGCTGTGTGACATCTGGCTGTCATCAGACATCACGTGCTGCACGGCCTCCATCCTGCACCTCTGTGTCATTGCCCTGGACAGGTACTGGGCTATCACAGACGCTCTGGAGTACACCAAACGCCGCACTGCTGGCCGGGCAGCCCTCATGATTGCCGTGGTCTGGATGATATCTATCAGTATCTCCGTGCCACCGTTTTTCTGGAGGCAAGTGAAAGCTCATGAAGAAATTGCAAAGTGCGCTGTAAACACAGAGCAAATTTCCTACACGATTTATTCTACTTGTGGAGCTTTCTACATCCCAACCGTGCTCCTCCTGATATTGTATGGGAGAATTTATGTAGCAGCTCGATCCAGGATTCTGAAGCCACCCTCGTTATATGGCAAACGTTTCACTACTGCACACCTGATCACTGGTTCTGCAGGCTCTTCCCTCTGCTCCATTAATGCTAGCCTCCATGAAGGGCATGCCCATTCAGGTGCATCCCCAATATTTCTCGGTcatgttaaaataaaacttgCAGATAGTGcgctggaaaggaaaagaatttcTGCTGCGAGAGAAAGGAAAGCTACCAAAACTTTAGGCATTATTCTGGGAGCTTTCATTATCTGCTGGCTGCCTTTTTTTGTCATATCCCTAGTCCTGCCAATCTGCCAAGATGCCTGTTGGTTTCATCCCATCCTACTGGACTTTTTTACCTGGTTGGGTTACCTAAACTCATTAATTAATCCAGTAATTTATACAGCTTTTAATGAAGAATTTAAACAAGCTTTCCaaaaaataatacttttcaAAAAGTCTTCCTCTTGA